The following are from one region of the Coffea eugenioides isolate CCC68of chromosome 2, Ceug_1.0, whole genome shotgun sequence genome:
- the LOC113763055 gene encoding protein SYM1 isoform X2 — MASSPAKLVRKSPLLYRYVQFSRKPTSHFSSAPKIPPCSTSISSRGFSFRCCYHSISLTSTTVYKELGHSKIGFRQLGSDHFRLFAVSDGGSGGGGSGNSGSGGGNFGDGGSGAAGGSGSGKNWSFLLWYLSLLEKYPVWTKAVTSAFLTFIGDLTCQLAIEQVPSLDWKRTFLFTLLGLVLVGPTLHFWYLYLSKLVTIPGSSGAFLRLFLDQFLFSPIFIGFFLSTLVTLEGRPSQVIPKLEQEWFSAVVANWQLWIPFQFLNFRFVPQQFQVFGDTTGVTNS; from the exons ATGGCTTCAAGCCCAGCCAAACTAGTTCGCAAATCTCCCTTGCTGTATCGTTACGTACAATTTTCTCGCAAACCCACTTCACATTTCAGTAGTGCCCCCAAAATTCCACCTTGCTCCACTTCTATAAGCAGTAGGGGCTTCAGCTTCAGATGCTGCTATCACTCAATTTCTTTAACGTCGACTACTGTGTATAAAGAATTGGGCCACTCTAAAATTGGTTTTAGACAACTGGGTTCTGATCATTTTCGCCTCTTTGCTGTATCTGATGGTGGCTCCGGCGGGGGAGGTAGTGGGAATAGTGGTTCAGGTGGCGGAAATTTTGGTGACGGTGGTAGTGGTGCTGCCGGAGGTAGTGGTAGTGGCAAAAACTGGTCGTTTCTGTTATG GTACTTGTCACTTCTTGAAAAATATCCTGTGTGGACAAAAGCTGTGAcatctgcatttttgactttcATTGGAGATTTAACCTGCCAG CTTGCAATTGAACAAGTACCTTCACTAGACTGGAAGAGGACATTTCTGTTCACATTGTTGGGGCTGGTTTTGGTGGGTCCAACCTTGCACTTCTG GTACCTGTACTTGAGCAAATTGGTCACAATTCCTGGATCATCTGGCGCTTTCTTGCGCCTTTTTCTTGATCAG tttcttttctctcccaTTTTCATTGGATTTTTCTTATCGACATTGGTAACACTGGAGGGAAGGCCATCACAAGTAATTCCTAAGCTTGAGCAG GAATGGTTCTCTGCGGTTGTGGCCAATTGGCAATTATGGATTCCTTTTCAGTTCCTTAACTTCCGATTTGTACCACAGCAATTTCAG GTTTTTGGTGACACTACCGGTGTAACCAATAGCTGA
- the LOC113763055 gene encoding protein SYM1 isoform X3: MASSPAKLVRKSPLLYRYVQFSRKPTSHFSSAPKIPPCSTSISSRGFSFRCCYHSISLTSTTVYKELGHSKIGFRQLGSDHFRLFAVSDGGSGGGGSGNSGSGGGNFGDGGSGAAGGSGSGKNWSFLLWYLSLLEKYPVWTKAVTSAFLTFIGDLTCQLAIEQVPSLDWKRTFLFTLLGLVLVGPTLHFWYLYLSKLVTIPGSSGAFLRLFLDQFLFSPIFIGFFLSTLVTLEGRPSQVIPKLEQEWFSAVVANWQLWIPFQFLNFRFVPQQFQHPSYVTL, from the exons ATGGCTTCAAGCCCAGCCAAACTAGTTCGCAAATCTCCCTTGCTGTATCGTTACGTACAATTTTCTCGCAAACCCACTTCACATTTCAGTAGTGCCCCCAAAATTCCACCTTGCTCCACTTCTATAAGCAGTAGGGGCTTCAGCTTCAGATGCTGCTATCACTCAATTTCTTTAACGTCGACTACTGTGTATAAAGAATTGGGCCACTCTAAAATTGGTTTTAGACAACTGGGTTCTGATCATTTTCGCCTCTTTGCTGTATCTGATGGTGGCTCCGGCGGGGGAGGTAGTGGGAATAGTGGTTCAGGTGGCGGAAATTTTGGTGACGGTGGTAGTGGTGCTGCCGGAGGTAGTGGTAGTGGCAAAAACTGGTCGTTTCTGTTATG GTACTTGTCACTTCTTGAAAAATATCCTGTGTGGACAAAAGCTGTGAcatctgcatttttgactttcATTGGAGATTTAACCTGCCAG CTTGCAATTGAACAAGTACCTTCACTAGACTGGAAGAGGACATTTCTGTTCACATTGTTGGGGCTGGTTTTGGTGGGTCCAACCTTGCACTTCTG GTACCTGTACTTGAGCAAATTGGTCACAATTCCTGGATCATCTGGCGCTTTCTTGCGCCTTTTTCTTGATCAG tttcttttctctcccaTTTTCATTGGATTTTTCTTATCGACATTGGTAACACTGGAGGGAAGGCCATCACAAGTAATTCCTAAGCTTGAGCAG GAATGGTTCTCTGCGGTTGTGGCCAATTGGCAATTATGGATTCCTTTTCAGTTCCTTAACTTCCGATTTGTACCACAGCAATTTCAG CATCCAAGTTATGTGACTCTCTAG
- the LOC113763055 gene encoding protein SYM1 isoform X1, protein MASSPAKLVRKSPLLYRYVQFSRKPTSHFSSAPKIPPCSTSISSRGFSFRCCYHSISLTSTTVYKELGHSKIGFRQLGSDHFRLFAVSDGGSGGGGSGNSGSGGGNFGDGGSGAAGGSGSGKNWSFLLWYLSLLEKYPVWTKAVTSAFLTFIGDLTCQLAIEQVPSLDWKRTFLFTLLGLVLVGPTLHFWYLYLSKLVTIPGSSGAFLRLFLDQFLFSPIFIGFFLSTLVTLEGRPSQVIPKLEQEWFSAVVANWQLWIPFQFLNFRFVPQQFQVLAANFIALIWNVILSYKAHKAILTK, encoded by the exons ATGGCTTCAAGCCCAGCCAAACTAGTTCGCAAATCTCCCTTGCTGTATCGTTACGTACAATTTTCTCGCAAACCCACTTCACATTTCAGTAGTGCCCCCAAAATTCCACCTTGCTCCACTTCTATAAGCAGTAGGGGCTTCAGCTTCAGATGCTGCTATCACTCAATTTCTTTAACGTCGACTACTGTGTATAAAGAATTGGGCCACTCTAAAATTGGTTTTAGACAACTGGGTTCTGATCATTTTCGCCTCTTTGCTGTATCTGATGGTGGCTCCGGCGGGGGAGGTAGTGGGAATAGTGGTTCAGGTGGCGGAAATTTTGGTGACGGTGGTAGTGGTGCTGCCGGAGGTAGTGGTAGTGGCAAAAACTGGTCGTTTCTGTTATG GTACTTGTCACTTCTTGAAAAATATCCTGTGTGGACAAAAGCTGTGAcatctgcatttttgactttcATTGGAGATTTAACCTGCCAG CTTGCAATTGAACAAGTACCTTCACTAGACTGGAAGAGGACATTTCTGTTCACATTGTTGGGGCTGGTTTTGGTGGGTCCAACCTTGCACTTCTG GTACCTGTACTTGAGCAAATTGGTCACAATTCCTGGATCATCTGGCGCTTTCTTGCGCCTTTTTCTTGATCAG tttcttttctctcccaTTTTCATTGGATTTTTCTTATCGACATTGGTAACACTGGAGGGAAGGCCATCACAAGTAATTCCTAAGCTTGAGCAG GAATGGTTCTCTGCGGTTGTGGCCAATTGGCAATTATGGATTCCTTTTCAGTTCCTTAACTTCCGATTTGTACCACAGCAATTTCAG GTCCTTGCTGCTAACTTTATTGCGCTAATATGGAATGTGATTCTTTCATACAAAGCTCATAAAGCAATTCTTACGAAATAG